CATCAGCTTTTTTATCATTAACCGTAAAGCCTTTAATGCTTGGTGATTTACCTTTGCCAATAAGAGTAAAAATTTGTTTTTCGTTTAACTTTTTTTCAAATATTGTAAATTCAATTTTAAAATCGCAACCCGATTTGTATTCTGCACAACCATAAGCAGTATTACCTTTTATTATCTGACCTTTTTTACATTTTGGACAAATAACATTTTGGTCGGAGTTTTCTTCATTTTTTGTTTTCGACTTATTTTCTTTGTCTGGTTTTACTTCTACTTTTTCTTCTTCAATGACAATAGTTTTACGACTTTCTCTTTTTACTTCAATTACTAAATCGGTTACCATTTTCTTCATTTCGTCAAGAAAGACTTTTACTTCGTATTCTCCTCGTTCAATCTGACGAAGTTTTTTCTCCCAGATTCCTGTAAGTTCAACCGATTTTAATAGCTCATTCTGAATAGATTGTATTAGTTGAATGCCGGTGATACTAGGCAATAAATTTTTATTCTGACGGCTAACATATTTGCGCTTGAAAAGAGTTTCGATAATATTGGCTCGTGTAGAAGGGCGACCGATACCATTTTCTTTCATCAGGTCGCGAAGTTCTTCATCATCAACTTGTTTGCCTGCTGTTTCCATAGCTCTTAACAAAGTTGCTTCGGTAAATAATTTTGGTGGTTGGGTTTGCTTTTCAAGTATATCTGGTTCGTGCGGACCTTTTTCACCTTTCTCAAAAGTTGGCATTATCTGACCATCATCTTCTGTAGCATCTTCGTCTTTTTCTTTCTTGGGATATAAAACACGCCAGCCATCTTCCATAATTATTTTGCCGGTTGCTTTAAATTCGAAGTCTTCAACTTGACCTAAAACGGTTGTGTTAGAGACAATACAATCCGGATAAAATGCTGCGATAAAACGCCTTGCAATAGTATCATAAACTTGTTTTTCTTCGTGAATTAGCCCTGCAGGATTTTCCCCGGTTGGAATTATTGCGTGGTGATCTGTAATTTTTTTATCGTCGAAAACTTTTTTGCTTTTGCGTATGGGCTTGTCTAATAATGGTTCTGTGAAATTTGCATAAGGCTTCATTTTTTTCAGAATATCCTTAATCTTTGGATAAACATCATTAGGCAAATAACTTGTGTCTACTCTTGGATAGGTTACTAATTTTCGTTCGTAAAGTTTTTGAATATGCTTTAATGTATCGTCGGCAGTGAAGCTGAATTTTTTATTGCATTCAACCTGAAGCGAAGTTAAATCAAAAAGTTTTGGAGGATGCTCTTCGCCTTTTTTCTTTGTAAACGAAG
The sequence above is a segment of the Bacteroidia bacterium genome. Coding sequences within it:
- a CDS encoding DNA topoisomerase 3, yielding MKLCIAEKPSVAKEIARILGANSRKDGYFEGNGYQVSWTFGHLCTLKNPDDYADQWKAWRMEYLPMIPPRFGIKLIDNQGVEKQFNTIQKLVESCEEVINCGDAGIEGELIQRWVLSKANCTKPLKRLWISSLTDEAIKEGFEKLKPGEDFDLLYAAGNARAIGDWLLGMNASRLYTLKFANGKGVLSIGRVQTPTLALIVNRYNEIQNFKSETFWELKTTYRNVLFNSTKGRFDSKEDVSKIIEEIKIKDFEITSFTKKKGEEHPPKLFDLTSLQVECNKKFSFTADDTLKHIQKLYERKLVTYPRVDTSYLPNDVYPKIKDILKKMKPYANFTEPLLDKPIRKSKKVFDDKKITDHHAIIPTGENPAGLIHEEKQVYDTIARRFIAAFYPDCIVSNTTVLGQVEDFEFKATGKIIMEDGWRVLYPKKEKDEDATEDDGQIMPTFEKGEKGPHEPDILEKQTQPPKLFTEATLLRAMETAGKQVDDEELRDLMKENGIGRPSTRANIIETLFKRKYVSRQNKNLLPSITGIQLIQSIQNELLKSVELTGIWEKKLRQIERGEYEVKVFLDEMKKMVTDLVIEVKRESRKTIVIEEEKVEVKPDKENKSKTKNEENSDQNVICPKCKKGQIIKGNTAYGCAEYKSGCDFKIEFTIFEKKLNEKQIFTLIGKGKSPSIKGFTVNDKKADGYLEFDESFKPRFVADKGEKKEKKVKEKKPFICPKCGKGQMLKGNSAFGCSRFREDCKFVVTFETLQKEHNASELTTKILKVIASQQN